Proteins encoded in a region of the Clostridium beijerinckii genome:
- a CDS encoding sensor histidine kinase, giving the protein MQKYAFLTVLIILCSIISDNVNFYLLLNNIIAISMIFAFIYVYIIRGKFVGKGFVARFKMIYLILIMILAINVTEIIILFKDISKSYFILLYSMHATLEYCIIKIGLVVKNNDRKSLIICISEILIIIMLVIGFNGGNGIHNPYEVSLFIWCITISVLLSIGLCISTVQDTLSKRRQFTIDEFRQIIFYIFSILFNYLGFICFYMGYVKVSEFVLIVKCITLYKFYDYIISKVVDSSLKELNNNIGNATKTKKELNSILRKRNSILNEINVMIQKSGDRNNELIDSIYGGVFLFYLDRLRHINKRTLKTLDITNDEILGIEINEFVKMYFDITLEDIKRAGNYIPCIKMKHTDFEVEIFLASIDEISKILYIHDISEIKENKKMREILEEYLQEDEIKKEFFSNISHELKTPINLIFSALQVNQIYFNENNLDGVNKNRRIIKQNCLRLIRTINNFIDANKISEGYLIPNLKIHNIVNIVEEVSMASNKYIKLINNTLTFDAQEEEIYVKCDKEMITRIMLNILSNSVKYGKQEGKINVSVELYMGNKVAIKVKNDGLKIDKETIPYIFDKFTKLNKTFNRLKEGSGLGLFLTKALVELQEGTIRLTSNNKGNEFTIIMPMAQQSYENKFNNEDWETNLLEEKVDIEFSDIYIE; this is encoded by the coding sequence GTAGGCAAAGGTTTTGTAGCAAGATTTAAAATGATATATTTAATACTTATTATGATACTAGCTATAAATGTTACTGAGATAATAATATTATTTAAGGATATTTCTAAAAGTTACTTCATACTTCTTTATAGTATGCATGCTACTTTAGAATACTGCATAATAAAAATAGGACTTGTGGTTAAAAATAATGATAGAAAGAGTCTTATAATATGTATATCAGAAATACTAATCATTATAATGCTTGTTATTGGCTTCAATGGAGGAAATGGAATACATAATCCTTATGAAGTATCACTTTTTATATGGTGCATTACTATAAGTGTTTTGTTAAGTATAGGTTTGTGTATATCTACAGTACAAGATACTTTATCTAAAAGAAGGCAATTTACCATTGATGAATTTAGACAAATAATATTTTATATTTTTTCTATATTATTTAATTACTTGGGATTTATATGTTTTTATATGGGCTACGTTAAAGTTTCTGAATTTGTATTAATTGTTAAATGTATTACTTTATATAAATTTTATGATTACATAATAAGTAAAGTAGTGGACAGTTCATTAAAAGAACTTAATAATAATATAGGAAATGCAACTAAAACCAAGAAAGAACTTAACTCTATATTAAGGAAAAGGAACTCTATATTAAATGAAATAAATGTAATGATCCAAAAGAGCGGAGATAGGAATAATGAATTAATTGATTCTATTTATGGTGGTGTATTTCTATTTTACCTAGATAGACTTCGACATATAAATAAAAGGACATTAAAAACTTTAGACATAACTAATGATGAGATCTTAGGAATAGAAATAAATGAGTTTGTAAAAATGTATTTTGATATAACGCTTGAAGATATTAAGAGAGCGGGCAATTATATTCCATGCATAAAAATGAAACATACTGATTTCGAAGTTGAAATATTTTTGGCTTCCATAGATGAAATAAGCAAGATTCTTTACATACATGATATAAGTGAAATTAAAGAAAATAAAAAGATGAGAGAAATTCTTGAAGAATATTTGCAAGAGGATGAAATAAAAAAAGAATTTTTCTCTAATATTTCTCATGAACTGAAAACGCCTATAAATCTTATATTTTCTGCATTGCAGGTCAATCAAATTTATTTTAATGAAAATAATTTAGATGGAGTAAATAAAAATAGGCGGATTATAAAACAAAATTGTTTAAGGCTTATAAGGACTATTAATAATTTTATAGATGCTAATAAAATTTCAGAGGGATATCTAATTCCGAATTTAAAAATACATAACATAGTTAACATTGTAGAAGAGGTTTCGATGGCTTCTAATAAGTACATAAAATTAATAAATAATACTCTGACATTTGATGCACAGGAAGAAGAAATTTATGTTAAGTGTGATAAGGAAATGATAACAAGAATTATGTTGAATATTCTTTCTAATTCTGTTAAATATGGAAAGCAAGAGGGGAAAATAAATGTGAGTGTAGAGCTTTATATGGGTAACAAAGTTGCTATAAAAGTTAAAAATGATGGCTTGAAAATTGATAAAGAAACCATTCCATATATTTTTGATAAATTTACTAAACTGAATAAAACTTTTAATAGACTAAAAGAAGGAAGCGGTTTAGGGTTATTTTTAACTAAAGCCCTAGTTGAACTTCAAGAAGGAACTATACGGCTCACATCAAATAATAAGGGAAATGAATTCACAATAATTATGCCTATGGCTCAGCAATCGTATGAAAATAAATTTAATAATGAAGATTGGGAAACAAATTTATTAGAGGAAAAGGTAGATATAGAGTTTTCGGATATATATATTGAGTAG